Genomic segment of Cronobacter dublinensis subsp. dublinensis LMG 23823:
CCTGTTTCCAGCGCTCAAGCTCGCGGGCCAGCTGCGGCGTATCCCACGGGCGTCCCGGAATATCCAGCGTAACGATGCGGTTTTTCCCCGCCGCCGCCAGCATCATTTCGCCTTCTTTATCCAGAATACGTTTGATGTCGGCGTTTTTGCCGCGTTTTCCCGCCGGGATCTCAATGAGTTCGAACGGCATATCTTTCGGGAAGCGGCGCAGGTACTCGCTGAAACCCGTCTGCACCCAGTCGGGCATTTTTGTGCCAACGGCGACCAGCTGAAGCTTCACGCCTTAGCTCCAGAGCTTTTCCAGCTCATACAGGCGACGGCTCTCTTCCTGCATGACGTGCACCATCACATCGCCGAGATCGACCACGATCCAGTCGGCGGCGTTTTCGCCTTCTACGCCAAGCGGCATCATGCCTGCGGCGCGGGATTCCTGGACAACATGATCGGCGATAGACATCACGTGACGGCTGGAGGTGCCGGTGCAGATGATCATACAGTCGGTGATGCTGGATTTGCCTTTAACATCAATGGCGATGATATCCTGGCCTTTAAGATCGTCAATTTTATCAATGACAAAATCCTGGAGTGCTTTACCCTGCAAGTTTTCCCCCTGGGAATGTGAACCTCGGATGACGCCGGATGCGCCATCGAATGACCGATACGAGACAGCGCCCGATAGGGCAGGCTGCGCTCAGAAGTGGGCTATCATCCCACCGCAGGCAAGAGTTTGCATCGCCATTTTTGTAAAACAATTTCAGAAAGGCGGCTGGCGGCGGGAAATATCTGGCAGCGGAGGATAACAGTATCGCCCGTTGTGTCAATGCCTGAACCGCAATCGGCTCAGCGCGCGTCCGGCGGCGAGCGGTAGAGCCCGTGACGATGAATGTAGTCGAGCACCACAGGCGGCAGCAGATCGTCGCACGGCTGCCGTTGCGCCAGACGCGCGCGAATGTCGGTGGCGGAAATGGGGTAGAGCGGGGTGTCGGCAAGATAGATTTTCCCGGCGGGCTGCCGATGAAGCTCATCGGCGTGCGCTGCGAGACGCGCCGACAACCAGCGGCGGTCTTCTTCGGTTTTCATTTCGACCGGATAACCCGGACGGCGGCAGACCAGCAGGTGACAGCACGCCAGCAAATCTTCGTAGCGGTGCCAGGTACGCAGCGTCAGCAAGGAATCCTGGCCGATAATAAACGCCAGCGGCGCGTCCGGCCCGGCTTCCTGGCGCAGCTGCGCCATCGTTTCGCTGGTCCATGACGGCGTCGGACGTTGCAGCTCGCGAGCGTCGAGGCGAAAGAGCGGGTGACCGGCAATCGCCAGTTCGACCATTTCTCTGCGCTGGGCGCTACTGGCGCCCGGCTGCAGGCGATGCGGCGGCACGTTGTTTGGCAGCATTGTCACCTGGGTGAGCTTCGCTTCTTTCGCCAGCGCCTCCACGGCGCGCAGATGACCGTAGTGAATAGGGTCGAACGTGCCGCCATACCAGGCCCTGAGCGTCGGGATGCTATCAGCCATCGATAAACACCTCCGCCAGCGCCTTATGGCACAGCACCAGAGAGAGGCTCTCCAGTTCCGGCCAGACGTTCTGGCCGTAATCCTGTTTAAGCGTGATTTCGCACTGCGTCAGCAGGCGCACGGCCTGCCACAGCCGGTCATCAGTCAGGCGCGACAGCGCTTCGCCAAGCAGCGGGCGGCGGTTCTGCCAGACGCGATGCTGATCGAACAGCGCGCGCAGCGGCGTCGTTGCCGACTGGCGCTTTAGTGTCACCAGCGTCAGCAATTCACGCTGCAGCGTGCGCAGCAGAATCACCGGTTCGGCGCCTTCGAGCCGCAGCTGTTGCAAAATATGCAGCGCGCGTTTGCTTTTGCCCGCCAGCAGCGCGTCGACCCAGTGAAAGGGAGTAAAGTGCGCGGCGTCATTGACCGCCTGCTCGACGCGCGGCAGCGTGAGTTTGCCGTCCGGCCAGATTAACGACAAGCGTTCAAGCGCCTGCGCCAGCGCCAGCAGGTTGCCTTCATAGCAATAGCAGAGCAGCTGGTTAGCGGCATCGTCGAGTTGCAAGTTCATCTGTTTCGCCCGGTTGGCGACCCAGCGCGGCAGCTGCGCCTGCTCCGGCGTCTGGCAGGTAACCTGCACGGCGCGGTCGGCGAGTGCGGTATACCACGCGGCGTTTTCCTGGGCTTTGGTGAGTTTATTTCCGCGCACGATCAGCAGGAGATCGTCATGCAACAGGCTGACCAGCGTGGCGAGTTGTTCATTGATAGCGGCGTTAGGGCCGTTTTCCGGCAGCGCCAGCAGCAGCGTCTGGCGGCTCGCGAACAGGCTCATCGCCTGACAGAGTGAAAATATAGCCTGCCAGTCGGTGCTGACATCAATGATAAAACGGTGATGCTCGTCAAACCCCTGCGTTTGCGCCTGATGCTGAATAGCGTCCTGACTCTCCTGGAGCAGCAGCGGATCGTTACCGAGCACTAAATAGGCCGCGCGCAGCCCTTCATTGAGCTGCGCGCGGAGTTGTTCAGGGTAAAGCCGTAGCATTACTGAACGGGGAGTGTCGTGGAGACGCGG
This window contains:
- the rlmH gene encoding 23S rRNA (pseudouridine(1915)-N(3))-methyltransferase RlmH, translated to MKLQLVAVGTKMPDWVQTGFSEYLRRFPKDMPFELIEIPAGKRGKNADIKRILDKEGEMMLAAAGKNRIVTLDIPGRPWDTPQLARELERWKQDGRDVSLLIGGPEGLSDACKAAAEQSWSLSTLTLPHPLVRVIVAESLYRAWSITTNHPYHRE
- the rsfS gene encoding ribosome silencing factor; its protein translation is MQGKALQDFVIDKIDDLKGQDIIAIDVKGKSSITDCMIICTGTSSRHVMSIADHVVQESRAAGMMPLGVEGENAADWIVVDLGDVMVHVMQEESRRLYELEKLWS
- the nadD gene encoding nicotinate-nucleotide adenylyltransferase — encoded protein: MADSIPTLRAWYGGTFDPIHYGHLRAVEALAKEAKLTQVTMLPNNVPPHRLQPGASSAQRREMVELAIAGHPLFRLDARELQRPTPSWTSETMAQLRQEAGPDAPLAFIIGQDSLLTLRTWHRYEDLLACCHLLVCRRPGYPVEMKTEEDRRWLSARLAAHADELHRQPAGKIYLADTPLYPISATDIRARLAQRQPCDDLLPPVVLDYIHRHGLYRSPPDAR
- the holA gene encoding DNA polymerase III subunit delta, with translation MLRLYPEQLRAQLNEGLRAAYLVLGNDPLLLQESQDAIQHQAQTQGFDEHHRFIIDVSTDWQAIFSLCQAMSLFASRQTLLLALPENGPNAAINEQLATLVSLLHDDLLLIVRGNKLTKAQENAAWYTALADRAVQVTCQTPEQAQLPRWVANRAKQMNLQLDDAANQLLCYCYEGNLLALAQALERLSLIWPDGKLTLPRVEQAVNDAAHFTPFHWVDALLAGKSKRALHILQQLRLEGAEPVILLRTLQRELLTLVTLKRQSATTPLRALFDQHRVWQNRRPLLGEALSRLTDDRLWQAVRLLTQCEITLKQDYGQNVWPELESLSLVLCHKALAEVFIDG